A genomic segment from Corylus avellana chromosome ca5, CavTom2PMs-1.0 encodes:
- the LOC132180901 gene encoding transcription factor MAMYB, which yields MEFLDEESRPRFLFQSRPTTSSLTNSQSHQKPSKPFLFATISISSILLLLSLLFLQSEPLKSLLFWVSLSLFLGPFAPPSLTGGDVRVGQGPIVEFPPNQEPETLDETNKRVSQKRQKPRRNEGFLGVNSLVVVEKDNGFAREEKEGGENGGSGGGLGVEEEKEWTEEDIGVLRKQLIKHPVGKPGRWEAISEAFRGRHKVESVIKTAKELGERKVDDGDSYAHFLRKRKPMDKRAEGEDGGLDGRVVENGEAMEESGGDGGDGAGDGRVGWSNGEDIALLNALKTFPKEVTMRWEKIAAAVPGKSKAACMKRVAELKKGFRSAKAATET from the coding sequence ATGGAGTTCCTGGACGAAGAGAGCAGGCCCAGGTTCCTCTTCCAGTCTCGCCCAACCACTTCTTCGCTGACCAATTCACAAAGCCACCAAAAACCAAGTAAGCCATTCCTCTTCGCCACAATTTCTATCTCCTCcattctcctcctcctctccctaCTTTTCCTCCAATCTGAACCCTTGAAATCCCTCCTCTTCTGggtctccctctccctcttccttGGTCCATTCGCCCCCCCTTCTCTCACCGGTGGTGACGTCCGTGTCGGTCAAGGCCCAATCGTCGAGTTCCCTCCCAATCAAGAACCCGAAACATTGGACGAAACCAACAAGCGGGTATCCCAGAAGAGACAGAAACCGCGTAGAAATGAAGGATTTTTGGGCGTGAATTCGTTGGTTGTGGTCGAAAAGGATAATGGATTTGCGAGAGAAGAGAAGGAGGGTGGGGAAAATGGAGGGAGTGGAGGTGGGTTAGGTGTGGAGGAAGAGAAGGAGTGGACTGAGGAGGATATTGGGGTGTTGAGGAAGCAATTGATTAAGCATCCGGTGGGGAAGCCAGGGCGGTGGGAGGCGATATCGGAGGCGTTTAGAGGGAGGCATAAGGTGGAGAGTGTGATCAAGACGGCGAAAGAGTTGGGGGAGAGGAAAGTGGATGATGGGGATTCATATGCCCACTTTTTGAGAAAGAGGAAGCCGATGGATAAGCGAGCCGAGGGTGAGGATGGAGGATTGGATGGCAGGGTGGTGGAGAATGGTGAGGCTATGGAAGAGAgtggtggtgatggtggtgaTGGTGCTGGTGATGGCAGGGTGGGGTGGAGTAATGGGGAGGATATTGCATTGCTTAATGCATTGAAGACGTTTCCTAAAGAGGTGACGATGAGGTGGGAAAAGATTGCGGCTGCTGTGCCGGGGAAGTCGAAGGCGGCTTGTATGAAGAGAGTTGCTGAGTTGAAGAAGGGTTTTCGGAGTGCAAAGGCTGCTACTGAGACCTAG